From one Streptomyces sp. R41 genomic stretch:
- a CDS encoding acyl-CoA thioesterase, protein MTDQAPTPESDIPGKPTSASRTTLSHIMSHNDTNLLGTVHGGVIMKLVDDAAGAVAGRHSGGPAVTASMDEMAFLEPVRVGDLVHVKAQVNWTGRTSMEVGVRVLAERWNESTPPQQVGSAYLVFAAVDADGKPRRVPPVLPETERDERRYQEAQIRRTHRLARRRAIMDLREKRAAEGLDD, encoded by the coding sequence ATGACAGACCAGGCCCCCACCCCGGAATCCGATATTCCGGGCAAGCCGACCTCCGCGTCCCGGACCACCCTCAGCCACATCATGAGCCACAACGACACCAACCTTCTGGGAACGGTGCACGGTGGAGTGATCATGAAGCTCGTCGACGACGCGGCGGGCGCGGTGGCCGGGCGGCACTCCGGCGGGCCCGCCGTCACCGCCTCCATGGACGAGATGGCCTTCCTGGAACCGGTCCGCGTAGGCGACCTCGTCCATGTGAAGGCTCAGGTCAACTGGACCGGACGTACCTCCATGGAGGTCGGCGTCCGCGTTCTCGCCGAGCGTTGGAACGAGTCCACGCCGCCCCAGCAGGTCGGCTCGGCCTATCTCGTCTTCGCCGCCGTCGACGCCGACGGCAAGCCCCGTCGCGTCCCGCCGGTCCTCCCGGAGACCGAGCGCGACGAGCGCCGCTACCAGGAGGCCCAGATCCGCCGCACTCACCGGCTGGCCCGCCGCCGCGCGATCATGGACCTTCGCGAGAAGCGCGCCGCGGAGGGTCTCGACGACTAG
- a CDS encoding VOC family protein: MALARLGVVVLDCPDPSALAGFYAEVLGGTVEGEGDWVDLKVPGGQSLAFQAAPEHVPPKWPAPDDSQQFHLDLTVDDLDTAEKGVLALGAKPLDAEDRSRGWRVYSDPAGHPFCLCAC; encoded by the coding sequence ATGGCTCTCGCCAGACTGGGTGTCGTCGTCCTGGACTGTCCCGACCCGAGCGCGCTCGCCGGGTTCTACGCCGAGGTGCTGGGCGGCACCGTCGAGGGCGAGGGAGACTGGGTGGACCTGAAGGTGCCCGGCGGGCAGTCGCTGGCCTTCCAGGCGGCACCGGAGCACGTACCGCCGAAGTGGCCCGCGCCCGACGACTCGCAGCAGTTCCATCTGGACCTGACCGTCGACGACCTGGACACGGCCGAGAAGGGGGTGCTGGCGCTCGGGGCGAAGCCGCTGGACGCGGAGGACCGCTCGCGGGGCTGGCGGGTCTACTCGGATCCGGCCGGGCACCCGTTCTGTCTCTGCGCCTGCTGA
- a CDS encoding dipeptidase, translated as MADLQDELRATAEVGELDQPVAWPEAESLDITETRPGTDTDPLERAHAFLAGHPVVDGYNGLPWALRHLPWYDLEMGESAVDTDVPRLREGHVGALFWSLHLPDGLAGERAVGATLEQLDLVKTVVHDHPEGLRMAYSAAEITDAQHCGRVAVLLGPAGADALGDSLGILRALHALGVRILTLAGVSWASEAGLTRFGEEVLREMNRLGVLADLSGTSNATISRAFAVSKAPVLFIRSAAWALRPHPANLPDDVLVELGAAKGLCLVPLTAEQTGPSVRDVADHLDHVRTLAGAECVGLSGTYDSGAAHPQDLADASCYPNLVAELFSRGWSETDLALLTRGNVQRVLRSADFTARAAQQRREPSTAKIAELDG; from the coding sequence ATGGCAGACCTGCAGGACGAACTGCGCGCCACCGCCGAGGTGGGAGAGCTCGACCAGCCCGTTGCCTGGCCCGAGGCGGAGTCCCTGGACATCACGGAGACCCGTCCGGGGACGGACACGGACCCGCTGGAGCGGGCCCATGCCTTCCTCGCCGGTCACCCGGTCGTCGACGGCTACAACGGTCTGCCCTGGGCGCTGCGCCACCTGCCCTGGTACGACCTGGAGATGGGCGAGAGCGCCGTGGACACGGATGTGCCGCGGCTGCGGGAAGGGCATGTGGGCGCGCTGTTCTGGTCGCTGCACCTGCCCGACGGGCTCGCCGGGGAGCGGGCCGTCGGCGCCACCCTGGAGCAGCTGGACCTGGTGAAGACGGTGGTCCACGACCACCCCGAGGGCCTGCGCATGGCGTACAGCGCCGCCGAGATCACCGATGCCCAGCACTGCGGCCGTGTCGCCGTCCTGCTCGGCCCCGCCGGTGCCGACGCGCTCGGTGACTCGCTCGGCATCCTGCGCGCCCTGCACGCGCTCGGCGTGCGCATCCTCACCCTCGCGGGCGTCTCCTGGGCGAGCGAGGCGGGCCTGACCCGGTTCGGCGAAGAGGTGCTGCGCGAGATGAACCGCCTGGGCGTGCTCGCCGACCTCTCCGGCACCTCGAACGCCACGATCAGCCGTGCCTTCGCGGTCTCCAAGGCCCCGGTCCTGTTCATCCGCTCCGCCGCCTGGGCGCTGCGCCCCCATCCGGCCAATCTCCCCGACGACGTCCTCGTCGAACTGGGTGCCGCCAAGGGCCTGTGCCTCGTCCCGCTCACGGCCGAGCAGACCGGCCCCTCCGTACGGGACGTCGCCGACCACCTCGACCACGTCCGCACCCTCGCGGGGGCGGAGTGCGTCGGCCTCTCGGGGACGTACGACTCCGGAGCCGCCCACCCGCAGGACCTGGCCGACGCGTCCTGCTACCCGAACCTGGTCGCCGAGCTGTTCTCCCGCGGCTGGTCCGAGACCGATCTCGCGCTGCTCACCCGGGGCAATGTCCAGCGGGTGCTGCGCAGCGCGGACTTCACGGCCCGCGCCGCCCAACAGCGCCGCGAGCCGTCGACGGCGAAGATCGCCGAGCTGGACGGATAG
- a CDS encoding HAD-IA family hydrolase, with amino-acid sequence MTLSPHPPSGRPPFGAVLCDIDNVIRIYDSSPVTVLESAAGLAEGTVMKVAFAPETVLPLLVGRITPNEWAWSVARGLTGLVPEVTAFELADALVDSPFHADERVVTLLRRARAARIRLVLVSNASVQLEEDLEALGLTDLADDVVSSARVGIAKPDPRIFDIAVERAGVPADRCLFVDDTLENVEAAAALGMQAVHYREPEDLRRALGDL; translated from the coding sequence ATGACGCTCTCCCCGCACCCGCCATCCGGCAGACCGCCCTTCGGCGCGGTGCTCTGCGACATCGACAACGTGATCCGGATCTACGACTCGTCCCCCGTGACCGTGTTGGAGAGTGCCGCCGGGCTGGCCGAGGGAACCGTCATGAAGGTGGCCTTCGCGCCGGAGACGGTGCTGCCGCTGCTGGTCGGCCGGATCACGCCGAACGAATGGGCGTGGTCGGTCGCGCGCGGCCTGACCGGGCTCGTGCCCGAGGTCACGGCCTTCGAGCTGGCCGACGCTCTCGTCGACTCCCCCTTCCACGCCGACGAGAGGGTCGTGACGCTGCTGCGCCGAGCCCGCGCCGCCCGGATACGCCTGGTCCTCGTCTCCAACGCCTCCGTCCAACTGGAGGAGGACCTCGAGGCGCTGGGTCTGACGGATCTCGCCGACGACGTCGTCAGCAGCGCGCGGGTCGGGATCGCCAAGCCCGACCCGCGCATCTTCGACATCGCCGTCGAACGGGCCGGCGTCCCCGCCGACCGCTGTCTCTTCGTCGACGACACCCTGGAGAACGTGGAGGCCGCGGCCGCGCTCGGCATGCAAGCGGTCCACTACCGCGAACCGGAGGACCTGCGACGCGCGCTGGGCGACCTGTGA
- a CDS encoding UDP-glucose/GDP-mannose dehydrogenase family protein, producing the protein MALKITVIGTGYLGATHAAAMAELGFEVLGLDVVPEKIEMLQRGEVPMYEPGLEELLRKHVAGIEGSTGRLRFTMDWAEVGEFGDVHFVCVNTPQKHGEYACDMSYVDTAFESLAPHLHGPALVVGKSTVPVGSAERLAARLAELSPAGEDAELAWNPEFLREGFAVNDTLHPDRIVVGVRSERAEKLLREVYTTPVAEGSPFVVTDFPTAELVKTSANSFLATKISFINAMAEVCEAAGGDVAKLAEAIGHDDRIGKKFLRAGIGFGGGCLPKDIRAFMARAGELGADQALTFLREIDSINMRQRGQMVELAREALGGGSFLGKRVAVLGATFKPDSDDVRDSPALNVAGQIHLQGGQVTVYDPKGMANARRLFPTLGYADSAVEAVRGADVVLHLTEWREFRELDPAVLGEAASARVLLDGRNALDPEVWRRAGWTYRAMGRPTA; encoded by the coding sequence ATGGCCCTCAAGATCACCGTGATCGGCACCGGCTATCTCGGCGCCACGCACGCCGCCGCCATGGCCGAGCTCGGTTTCGAGGTGCTCGGCCTCGATGTGGTGCCGGAGAAGATCGAGATGCTTCAGCGGGGCGAAGTACCGATGTACGAGCCCGGGCTCGAGGAGCTGCTGCGCAAGCATGTGGCCGGCATCGAGGGGTCCACCGGACGGCTGCGCTTCACCATGGACTGGGCCGAGGTCGGGGAATTCGGCGACGTCCACTTCGTCTGCGTGAATACGCCGCAGAAGCACGGCGAGTACGCCTGCGACATGTCGTACGTCGACACGGCCTTCGAGTCGCTCGCGCCGCATCTGCACGGCCCCGCCCTCGTCGTCGGCAAGTCCACCGTGCCGGTCGGCTCCGCGGAGCGGCTGGCCGCCCGGCTCGCCGAGCTCTCGCCCGCCGGTGAGGACGCCGAGCTCGCCTGGAACCCGGAGTTCCTGCGCGAGGGTTTCGCCGTGAACGACACGCTGCACCCCGACCGGATCGTCGTGGGCGTGCGCAGCGAGCGCGCCGAGAAGCTGCTGCGCGAGGTGTACACGACGCCTGTCGCCGAGGGCTCGCCGTTCGTGGTGACCGACTTCCCGACCGCCGAGCTGGTGAAGACCTCCGCGAACTCCTTCCTCGCCACCAAGATCTCCTTCATCAACGCCATGGCCGAGGTCTGCGAGGCCGCCGGCGGCGATGTCGCCAAGCTGGCGGAGGCCATCGGGCACGACGACCGGATCGGCAAGAAGTTCCTGCGGGCCGGGATCGGCTTCGGCGGCGGCTGTCTGCCCAAGGACATCCGTGCCTTCATGGCGCGGGCCGGCGAGCTGGGCGCCGATCAGGCGCTCACCTTCCTGCGGGAGATCGACTCCATCAACATGCGCCAGCGCGGCCAGATGGTGGAGCTGGCCCGGGAGGCGCTCGGCGGCGGTTCCTTCCTCGGCAAGCGGGTCGCCGTGCTCGGCGCGACCTTCAAGCCGGACTCGGACGACGTACGGGACTCGCCCGCGCTGAACGTCGCCGGGCAGATCCACCTCCAGGGCGGCCAGGTCACCGTCTACGACCCGAAGGGCATGGCGAACGCGCGGCGCCTGTTCCCGACGCTCGGGTACGCCGACTCGGCCGTCGAGGCCGTGCGCGGCGCCGACGTCGTACTGCACCTGACGGAGTGGCGCGAGTTCCGTGAGCTGGACCCGGCGGTGCTCGGCGAGGCGGCCTCGGCCCGGGTGCTCCTGGACGGACGCAACGCCCTCGACCCCGAGGTGTGGCGCCGGGCCGGGTGGACGTACCGGGCGATGGGGCGACCCACCGCGTAG
- a CDS encoding four-helix bundle copper-binding protein, translating into MTQPGTMTAMTKEMQDCVEACMSCHSVCEETMSSCMQMGGQAQMQIMRALMDCSEMTRMCADMMMRRSPMSAEMCALCAKACDMCAEACMSMPDDPQMMRCAESCRRCAEMCRTMTGARM; encoded by the coding sequence ATGACCCAGCCCGGAACCATGACCGCGATGACCAAGGAGATGCAGGACTGCGTCGAGGCGTGCATGTCCTGCCACAGCGTGTGCGAGGAGACCATGAGCTCCTGCATGCAGATGGGCGGCCAGGCCCAGATGCAGATCATGCGCGCGCTCATGGACTGCTCCGAGATGACCCGCATGTGCGCCGACATGATGATGCGCAGGTCGCCCATGTCGGCCGAGATGTGCGCTCTGTGCGCCAAGGCGTGCGACATGTGCGCCGAGGCGTGTATGTCCATGCCGGACGACCCCCAGATGATGCGCTGCGCCGAGTCCTGTCGCCGCTGCGCGGAGATGTGCCGCACGATGACGGGCGCCAGGATGTGA
- a CDS encoding CGNR zinc finger domain-containing protein, protein MSERSPAPGGLALVEALVNTVDLESGADTLDTAEGRAAFGVAERDVADVRELRESLRAVCLAHAGHAPHREVTPLGELLARAPLYVAVDERDGSAALAPADAGPLLSRVAAAVAEALTAGTWLRLKACELPECHWAYYDRSPAGRGRWCSMSVCGARAKMRRYRAKDS, encoded by the coding sequence ATGAGTGAGAGATCGCCCGCGCCCGGGGGGCTGGCCCTCGTGGAGGCCCTGGTGAACACCGTGGACCTGGAGTCGGGCGCCGACACGCTGGACACGGCCGAGGGACGCGCCGCGTTCGGCGTCGCGGAGCGGGACGTGGCCGACGTACGAGAACTGCGCGAATCCCTGCGGGCCGTGTGTCTGGCGCACGCCGGTCATGCCCCGCACCGTGAGGTGACGCCCCTGGGCGAGCTGCTGGCGCGGGCGCCGCTGTACGTGGCGGTCGACGAGCGGGACGGCTCGGCGGCCCTCGCCCCGGCCGACGCGGGCCCGCTGCTCTCCCGTGTCGCGGCGGCCGTGGCGGAGGCGCTCACGGCGGGTACCTGGCTCCGCCTCAAGGCCTGCGAACTGCCCGAGTGTCACTGGGCGTACTACGACCGCAGCCCGGCCGGCCGGGGCCGCTGGTGCTCGATGTCGGTGTGCGGCGCGCGCGCGAAGATGCGGCGGTACCGCGCCAAGGATTCGTAG
- a CDS encoding VOC family protein codes for MPAVARFRSVVIDCPDPRALADFYARVGGGTPRAEDDDWVVLRIPDGPRLAFQRADGHTPPEWPRADRNSQQFHIDFDAGSTWAEVDAAHEKVLALGARPLDLEDREKKDFQVYADPAGHPFCLCRIEHA; via the coding sequence ATGCCGGCTGTGGCACGTTTTCGTTCCGTCGTGATCGACTGCCCCGACCCGCGCGCGCTCGCCGACTTCTACGCCCGGGTGGGCGGCGGTACGCCCCGGGCCGAGGACGACGACTGGGTCGTGCTCCGGATTCCGGACGGGCCGCGGCTGGCGTTCCAGCGGGCGGACGGCCACACCCCGCCGGAGTGGCCACGGGCCGACCGGAACTCCCAGCAGTTCCACATCGACTTCGACGCCGGGTCCACCTGGGCGGAGGTCGACGCGGCCCACGAGAAGGTGCTGGCGCTGGGTGCGCGACCGCTGGACCTGGAGGACCGGGAGAAGAAGGACTTCCAGGTGTATGCCGATCCGGCGGGGCATCCGTTCTGCCTCTGCCGGATCGAGCACGCGTGA
- a CDS encoding dipeptidase has product MSSLDKARALLADFPVVDGHNDLPWALREQVRYDLGARDIAADQSAHLHTDLARLRAGGVGAQYWSVYVRSDLPGAVTATLEQIDCVRQLIDRHPSDLRAALTAADMEAARAEGRIASLMGAEGGHSIDNSLGVLRGLYALGVRYMTLTHNDNIAWADSATDVPAVGGLSAFGREVVREMNREGMLVDLSHVAATTMRDALDTSVAPVIFSHSSSRAVCDHPRNIPDDVLERLPANGGVAMVTFVPKFVLQAAVDWTAAADENMRANGFHHLDTTPEAMKVHRAFEESNPRPVATVATVADHLDHMREVAGIDHVGIGGDYDGTAFTPDGLDDVSGYPNLIAELLDRGWSSTDVAKLTWQNAVRVLGAAEDVARDLRAKRGPSNATLEQLDG; this is encoded by the coding sequence ATGTCGTCCCTCGACAAGGCCCGCGCACTCCTGGCCGACTTCCCCGTCGTCGACGGCCACAACGACCTCCCCTGGGCGCTGCGCGAGCAGGTCCGCTACGACCTCGGCGCCCGCGACATCGCCGCCGACCAGAGCGCGCACCTGCACACGGACCTCGCCCGGCTGCGCGCGGGCGGCGTGGGCGCCCAGTACTGGTCGGTGTACGTCCGCTCGGACCTGCCCGGCGCGGTCACGGCGACGCTCGAACAGATCGACTGCGTACGGCAGTTGATCGACCGTCACCCGTCGGACCTGCGCGCCGCGCTGACGGCCGCCGACATGGAGGCGGCACGCGCGGAGGGCCGTATCGCCTCGCTGATGGGCGCGGAGGGCGGCCACTCGATAGACAACTCCCTCGGCGTACTGCGGGGGCTGTACGCGCTGGGCGTCCGCTACATGACCCTCACGCACAACGACAACATCGCGTGGGCGGACTCGGCCACCGACGTCCCCGCCGTGGGCGGTCTGTCGGCCTTCGGCCGTGAGGTCGTACGGGAGATGAACCGCGAGGGCATGCTCGTGGACCTCTCGCACGTGGCCGCGACGACGATGCGCGACGCGCTGGACACCTCCGTCGCGCCGGTGATCTTCTCCCACTCCTCCTCGCGCGCGGTGTGCGACCACCCGCGCAACATCCCGGACGACGTCCTGGAGCGGCTGCCCGCCAACGGGGGAGTGGCGATGGTGACGTTCGTACCGAAGTTCGTTCTCCAGGCGGCGGTCGACTGGACGGCCGCGGCCGACGAGAACATGCGCGCGAACGGCTTCCACCACCTCGACACCACCCCCGAGGCCATGAAGGTCCACCGCGCCTTCGAGGAGTCGAACCCGCGCCCTGTCGCCACGGTGGCGACGGTCGCCGACCACCTCGACCACATGCGTGAGGTGGCCGGCATCGACCATGTCGGCATCGGTGGCGACTACGACGGCACGGCGTTCACCCCGGACGGCCTGGACGACGTCTCCGGCTACCCGAACCTGATCGCCGAGCTGCTGGACCGCGGCTGGTCATCCACCGATGTGGCCAAGCTGACCTGGCAGAACGCCGTACGGGTGCTGGGCGCCGCCGAGGACGTGGCCCGCGACCTCCGGGCGAAGCGGGGCCCGTCGAACGCGACGCTGGAGCAGCTGGACGGCTGA
- a CDS encoding CbrC family protein, translating to MTDPTTADLPSFPYHPDPLATGSVVPSDTECLSCGRRRGYVYAGPVYAVTDIGDELCPWCIADGSAAERFEALFTEVDGQVPMDVVRAVAQRTPGFSAWQQERWLTHCGDAALFLGPAGAPELEPCPDALETLRHDLGPLGDTEAFLAALDAGGQPTAYLFRCRHCDRHLAYADFT from the coding sequence ATGACCGACCCCACGACAGCGGACCTGCCGTCCTTCCCGTACCACCCGGACCCCCTGGCCACCGGCTCGGTCGTTCCCTCGGACACCGAGTGTCTGAGCTGCGGACGCCGCCGCGGATACGTCTACGCCGGTCCCGTGTACGCGGTGACGGACATCGGCGACGAACTCTGCCCGTGGTGCATCGCGGACGGCAGTGCCGCCGAGCGCTTCGAGGCCCTCTTCACGGAGGTGGACGGCCAGGTGCCGATGGACGTCGTCCGCGCCGTGGCACAGCGCACCCCCGGCTTCTCCGCCTGGCAGCAGGAGCGCTGGCTGACCCACTGCGGCGACGCCGCGCTGTTCCTCGGCCCCGCCGGCGCCCCCGAACTGGAGCCCTGCCCGGACGCATTGGAGACCCTGCGGCACGACCTCGGGCCCCTCGGCGACACGGAGGCCTTCCTCGCCGCCCTGGATGCCGGGGGCCAGCCGACGGCTTACCTCTTCCGCTGCCGCCACTGCGATCGGCACCTCGCCTACGCGGACTTCACATGA
- a CDS encoding LCP family protein, with the protein MNDWPDGWSGDNRSNRYGRGSAGAQPEGARVMRQVRRGPGAPGPGQSAPPYGNGVPQQPSYVDGQGYDDGYDNGYDSGYNTGQVYGGGHGGGGFVPNDNDPDPDYQSYRARPNWRRRIKWTAITLVTLLVVVSVTTYFWADSKLHRDVDLSKVIDRPATGEGTNYLIVGSDSRAGMSAEEKKKLHTGSAEGKRTDSMMILHTGDNGSTLISLPRDSDVEIPTFVGSDSGKTYKGTGRHVKLNAAYAEDGPELLVRTVEYNTGLRIDHYVEIGFAGFANIVDAVGGVEMTLDKGFKDKYSGADFKAGKQTLNGEQALAFVRTRHAFAASDLERTKNQQKFLSALAHQVATPSTVLNPFKLYPTMSAGLDSLTVDKDMSLWDLGDMFWAMKGVTGGDGKSMNMPISGSSGGNLVWDKTKVKELVSELKNDEKVTVSGN; encoded by the coding sequence ATGAACGATTGGCCCGACGGGTGGTCCGGAGACAACCGCAGCAACCGCTATGGACGCGGCAGCGCAGGCGCACAGCCTGAGGGCGCGCGCGTCATGCGGCAGGTCCGCCGAGGGCCGGGCGCACCCGGCCCGGGCCAGTCCGCGCCGCCGTACGGCAACGGCGTGCCGCAGCAGCCGTCGTACGTCGACGGGCAGGGGTACGACGACGGATACGACAACGGGTACGACTCCGGCTACAACACGGGCCAGGTCTACGGCGGCGGCCACGGCGGCGGCGGCTTCGTGCCCAACGACAACGATCCCGACCCGGACTACCAGAGCTACCGTGCGCGCCCGAACTGGCGGCGCCGGATCAAGTGGACCGCGATCACGCTGGTCACGCTGCTGGTCGTGGTCTCCGTCACCACGTACTTCTGGGCCGACTCCAAGCTCCACCGTGACGTTGATCTCTCGAAGGTCATCGACCGGCCCGCGACCGGCGAGGGCACGAACTACCTGATCGTCGGTTCCGACAGCCGCGCCGGCATGTCCGCCGAGGAGAAGAAGAAGCTGCACACCGGGTCCGCCGAGGGCAAGCGCACGGACTCGATGATGATCCTGCACACCGGGGACAACGGCTCCACGCTGATATCGCTGCCGCGCGACTCTGACGTCGAGATCCCCACGTTCGTGGGGTCCGACTCCGGCAAGACGTACAAGGGCACGGGCCGGCACGTGAAGCTGAACGCGGCGTACGCGGAGGACGGGCCCGAACTGCTCGTCCGGACCGTCGAGTACAACACCGGTCTGCGCATCGACCACTACGTCGAGATCGGCTTCGCCGGCTTCGCGAACATCGTCGACGCGGTCGGCGGCGTCGAGATGACCCTCGACAAGGGCTTCAAGGACAAGTATTCCGGGGCCGACTTCAAGGCGGGCAAGCAGACGCTGAACGGCGAGCAGGCGCTGGCTTTCGTCCGCACCCGCCACGCCTTCGCGGCGTCGGACCTGGAGCGCACGAAGAACCAGCAGAAGTTCCTGTCGGCCCTGGCCCACCAGGTCGCGACCCCCTCGACGGTCCTGAACCCCTTCAAGCTGTACCCGACCATGAGCGCGGGTCTCGACAGTCTCACCGTCGACAAGGACATGAGCCTGTGGGACCTCGGCGACATGTTCTGGGCCATGAAGGGCGTCACGGGCGGCGACGGCAAGTCGATGAACATGCCGATCTCCGGCTCCTCCGGCGGCAACCTCGTCTGGGACAAGACCAAGGTGAAGGAGCTGGTGAGCGAATTGAAGAACGACGAGAAGGTGACGGTGAGCGGCAACTGA
- a CDS encoding acyl-CoA dehydrogenase yields MAGSADFDLYRPSEEHDMLRDAIRSLAEAKIAPYAAAVDEEARFPQEALDALVSSDLHAVHVPETYGGSGADALATVIVIEEVARVCASSSLIPAVNKLGSLPVILSGSEDLKKKYMTPLAKGDGMFSYCLSEPDAGSDAAGMKTKAVRDGDSYVLNGVKRWITNAGVSEYYTVMAVTDPTKRSKGISAFVVEKSDEGVSFGAPEKKLGIKGSPTREVYLDNVRIPADRMIGEEGTGFATAMKTLDHTRITIAAQALGIAQGALDYAKGYVQERKQFGKPIGDFQGIQFMLADMAMKIEAARQLTYAAAAKSERGDADLTFQGAAAKCFASDVAMEVTTDAVQLLGGYGYTRDYPVERMMRDAKITQIYEGTNQVQRIVMARNLP; encoded by the coding sequence TTGGCCGGATCGGCTGATTTCGACCTGTACCGCCCGTCCGAGGAGCACGACATGCTCCGGGACGCGATCCGTTCGCTGGCCGAGGCGAAAATCGCGCCGTACGCCGCAGCGGTGGACGAGGAAGCCCGTTTCCCCCAGGAGGCCCTGGACGCCCTGGTCTCCTCCGACCTGCACGCGGTGCACGTACCGGAGACGTACGGCGGCTCGGGCGCCGACGCGCTGGCCACGGTGATCGTGATCGAGGAGGTGGCGCGGGTCTGCGCGTCCTCCTCCCTGATCCCCGCAGTGAACAAGCTGGGCTCGCTCCCCGTGATCCTCTCGGGCTCCGAGGATCTGAAGAAGAAGTACATGACGCCCCTGGCCAAGGGCGACGGGATGTTCTCGTACTGCCTCTCCGAGCCGGACGCCGGCTCGGATGCGGCGGGCATGAAGACGAAGGCGGTCCGCGACGGAGACTCCTACGTCCTGAACGGCGTGAAGCGCTGGATCACGAACGCGGGCGTGTCCGAGTACTACACGGTCATGGCCGTGACGGACCCGACGAAGCGCTCGAAGGGCATCTCGGCGTTCGTCGTCGAGAAGTCGGACGAGGGTGTCTCCTTCGGCGCCCCGGAGAAGAAGCTCGGCATCAAGGGCAGCCCCACGCGCGAGGTCTACCTGGACAACGTCCGCATCCCCGCGGACCGCATGATCGGCGAGGAGGGCACGGGCTTCGCCACCGCGATGAAGACCCTGGACCACACCCGCATCACGATCGCCGCCCAGGCCCTCGGTATCGCCCAGGGCGCCCTCGACTACGCCAAGGGCTACGTCCAGGAGCGCAAGCAGTTCGGCAAGCCGATCGGCGACTTCCAGGGCATCCAGTTCATGCTCGCCGACATGGCCATGAAGATCGAGGCGGCCCGCCAGCTGACGTACGCGGCGGCGGCGAAGTCCGAGCGCGGCGACGCCGACCTCACCTTCCAGGGCGCGGCGGCCAAGTGCTTCGCCTCGGACGTGGCCATGGAGGTCACGACGGACGCGGTCCAGCTCCTCGGCGGCTACGGCTACACCCGCGACTACCCGGTCGAGCGCATGATGCGCGACGCCAAGATCACCCAGATCTACGAGGGCACGAACCAGGTCCAGCGCATAGTGATGGCCCGCAATCTCCCGTAA
- a CDS encoding AI-2E family transporter yields the protein MARARTAGTAMRRAGNRDSVAATVGHGLRVAAAYAWRLLVLGVAVYAAFTILGRLQLVAVALFLALVVTSVLRPLANLLARWLPRAAAVAMSVVGSLVLVLGLLALIGSLVAGESGKLGKEFSGGIGRIERWLEGSPFHVSHAVVSDLQGKLATYIAEHRSLLISSALSGAGRLVEVLTTGVLALFCSLFFIHSGDKFWHWFQELLPEGARDPWARTGRAAWRTFAGYTRGIIIVAATNAVLVGIALFALRVPLALPLTLLEFFLAFIPLVGSPIALAVATVVALASRGPVVAIAVLALIVVIGQLEGHVLHPLVLSWAVRLHPVVVAVSVIAGGILAGVIGAVVAVPMVSVAWSVIGELRAPLEPAEPGRPPG from the coding sequence GTGGCGCGGGCACGTACGGCCGGGACGGCGATGCGGCGCGCCGGGAACCGCGACAGCGTGGCCGCGACCGTGGGCCACGGGCTGCGGGTGGCCGCGGCGTACGCATGGCGGCTGCTGGTGCTCGGGGTGGCCGTGTACGCGGCCTTCACGATCCTGGGGCGGTTGCAGCTGGTCGCGGTGGCGTTGTTCCTCGCGCTGGTCGTGACCTCGGTGCTGCGTCCGTTGGCCAATCTGCTGGCGCGGTGGCTGCCGAGGGCCGCGGCGGTCGCGATGAGCGTCGTGGGAAGCCTGGTGCTGGTGCTGGGTCTGCTGGCGCTGATCGGAAGTCTGGTGGCGGGAGAGTCGGGCAAGCTGGGAAAGGAGTTCTCCGGGGGCATCGGGCGGATCGAACGGTGGCTGGAGGGCTCCCCCTTCCACGTGAGCCATGCGGTGGTGTCGGATCTCCAGGGCAAGTTGGCCACGTACATCGCGGAGCACCGTTCCCTGCTGATCAGCAGTGCGCTCAGCGGCGCCGGGCGGCTGGTGGAGGTGCTCACCACCGGGGTGCTCGCGCTGTTCTGCTCCCTGTTCTTCATTCATTCCGGGGACAAGTTCTGGCACTGGTTCCAGGAGTTGCTGCCGGAGGGCGCGCGGGACCCGTGGGCGCGCACGGGACGGGCGGCATGGCGCACGTTCGCCGGGTACACGCGGGGCATCATCATCGTCGCGGCCACCAACGCCGTACTGGTCGGGATCGCCCTGTTCGCGCTGCGGGTGCCGCTGGCCCTGCCGCTGACGCTGCTGGAGTTCTTCCTCGCCTTCATCCCTCTGGTGGGCTCGCCCATCGCGCTGGCGGTGGCCACGGTCGTCGCCCTGGCCTCGCGGGGACCGGTCGTCGCGATCGCGGTGCTCGCCCTGATCGTCGTCATCGGCCAGCTCGAAGGCCACGTGCTGCACCCGCTGGTGCTGAGTTGGGCGGTCCGGCTGCACCCCGTGGTGGTGGCCGTGTCCGTCATCGCCGGCGGCATCCTGGCCGGCGTGATCGGCGCGGTCGTGGCCGTCCCGATGGTGTCGGTCGCCTGGTCCGTGATCGGCGAGCTGCGCGCCCCACTCGAGCCGGCCGAGCCCGGACGGCCACCGGGGTGA